A section of the Anabaena cylindrica PCC 7122 genome encodes:
- the tadA gene encoding tRNA adenosine(34) deaminase TadA, producing the protein MFPEHPEYLKHQKWMNHALALAQVAGDAGEVPVGAVIIDPEGKLIAEGENRKERDQDPTAHAEIIAIRAAAKNLQSWRLLQCTLYVTLEPCPMCAGAIAHARLATLVYGVDDTKTGAIRTVINIPDSPASNHRLQVVGGILESACRQQLQTWFATKRQTQN; encoded by the coding sequence ATGTTTCCTGAACATCCAGAATATCTAAAACATCAAAAATGGATGAATCACGCCCTAGCATTAGCACAGGTGGCAGGTGATGCTGGTGAAGTTCCCGTAGGTGCGGTAATTATTGACCCAGAAGGCAAATTAATAGCCGAAGGAGAAAATAGGAAAGAACGCGACCAAGACCCCACAGCACACGCAGAAATTATTGCTATTCGCGCAGCTGCAAAAAACTTGCAAAGTTGGCGCTTGCTTCAATGTACTCTTTATGTAACTCTAGAACCGTGTCCCATGTGTGCTGGTGCGATCGCTCATGCACGTTTAGCGACACTTGTCTATGGAGTAGACGATACCAAAACTGGCGCAATTCGTACTGTTATCAACATACCCGACAGCCCAGCTTCTAATCACCGCCTACAAGTAGTTGGAGGCATTCTAGAATCAGCTTGTCGTCAGCAATTGCAGACTTGGTTTGCTACTAAGCGACAAACCCAAAATTAA
- the glpX gene encoding class II fructose-bisphosphatase yields the protein MENTLGLEIIEVVEQAAIASSKWMGKGEKNTADEVAVEAMRERMNKIHMRGRIVIGEGERDEAPMLYIGEEVGICTQPDAKNFCNPDELVEIDIAVDPCEGTNLVAYGQNGSMAVLAISEKGGLFAAPDFYMRKLAAPAAAKGHVDINKSATENLKILSECLNRAVEELVVVVMDRPRHKELIQEIRTAGARVRLISDGDVSAAISCAFAGTNIHALMGIGAAPEGVISAAALRCLGGHFQGQLIYDPEVVQTGLIGESREGNLARLKEMGITDGDRVYDAHELASGNTVLFAACGITPGTLMDGVRFFHGGARTQSLVISSQSKTARFVDTVHLFEEPKVIQLR from the coding sequence GTGGAAAATACACTTGGGCTAGAGATTATTGAAGTAGTTGAGCAAGCAGCGATCGCTTCCTCGAAGTGGATGGGTAAGGGCGAAAAGAACACTGCTGATGAAGTAGCTGTGGAAGCCATGCGCGAACGGATGAACAAAATCCATATGCGCGGACGCATTGTTATCGGTGAAGGCGAACGTGACGAAGCTCCTATGCTCTACATTGGGGAAGAAGTTGGTATCTGTACTCAACCAGATGCTAAAAATTTCTGTAACCCTGATGAACTAGTTGAAATTGACATTGCTGTTGACCCTTGCGAAGGTACTAACCTCGTTGCTTACGGTCAAAATGGCTCAATGGCAGTTTTGGCAATTTCCGAAAAAGGCGGTTTGTTTGCAGCGCCTGATTTCTATATGCGTAAACTCGCAGCACCAGCAGCGGCTAAAGGTCATGTTGATATCAACAAATCTGCTACAGAAAACCTGAAAATCCTTTCTGAGTGCTTAAACCGCGCTGTTGAGGAATTGGTCGTAGTAGTGATGGATCGTCCCCGTCACAAAGAACTTATTCAAGAAATTCGCACCGCTGGTGCCAGAGTTAGACTCATCAGTGATGGTGACGTTTCTGCTGCTATCTCTTGTGCTTTCGCTGGTACTAATATTCATGCTTTGATGGGTATCGGTGCAGCACCTGAAGGTGTAATTTCCGCCGCTGCTTTACGTTGCTTGGGTGGACACTTCCAAGGACAACTGATTTATGATCCAGAAGTAGTGCAAACAGGTTTAATTGGCGAAAGCAGAGAAGGTAATCTGGCTCGTTTGAAGGAAATGGGTATTACTGATGGAGACCGTGTTTATGATGCCCATGAATTAGCTTCTGGTAATACAGTGCTATTTGCAGCTTGCGGTATCACACCCGGAACTCTGATGGATGGTGTCCGTTTCTTCCACGGTGGTGCTAGAACCCAAAGCTTGGTTATTTCTAGCCAATCTAAAACCGCTCGATTTGTGGATACAGTTCACTTGTTTGAAGAACCCAAGGTTATTCAACTGCGGTAG
- a CDS encoding glutamyl-tRNA reductase, with product MNIAVVGLSHKTAPVEVREKLSIPEPQTESAIAHLLSYPHIDEVAILSTCNRLEIYIVSSEITQGLQEVTQFLSEHSKLPVVSLRQHLFMLLHNDAVMHIMRVSAGLDSLVLGEGQILAQVKNTHKLGQQYNGIKTILNRLFKQALTAGKRVRTETSIGTGAVSISSAAVELAQMKLENLSPYRVAILGAGKMSRLLVQHLISKGATQISIVNRSRERAEELAKLFPEQPIQIHLLPEMMAVIAASDIVFTSTSATEPILDRAKLEMVLEPNHSLMLFDISVPRNVDADVNDLANVQAFNVDDLKAVVAQNYESRRKMAQEAEKLLDEEVEAFDVWWRSLETVSTISSLRNKVETIREQELEKALSRLGSEFGEKHQEVIEALTRGIVNKILHDPMVQLRAQQDVEARRNCMQTLQMLFNLDAGKQFS from the coding sequence ATGAATATTGCAGTGGTAGGGTTAAGCCATAAAACAGCCCCAGTAGAAGTTAGAGAAAAGCTAAGTATTCCTGAACCTCAAACCGAAAGTGCGATCGCTCATCTTCTCAGCTATCCTCATATTGATGAAGTCGCCATCCTTAGCACCTGTAACCGCCTAGAAATTTACATTGTTAGCAGTGAAATCACCCAAGGTCTTCAGGAAGTTACTCAGTTTCTTTCTGAGCATAGCAAGTTACCTGTTGTGTCTCTGCGACAACACCTGTTTATGTTGCTGCATAACGACGCTGTAATGCATATAATGCGGGTATCCGCTGGTTTAGATAGTCTCGTCCTTGGTGAAGGTCAAATTCTGGCTCAGGTGAAAAATACTCACAAACTGGGACAGCAATACAATGGTATAAAAACAATTTTAAATCGCCTATTTAAACAAGCTTTAACAGCGGGTAAACGGGTTCGCACTGAAACTAGTATCGGTACTGGTGCAGTCTCCATTAGTTCGGCGGCTGTGGAATTAGCCCAGATGAAATTAGAAAATTTATCTCCCTACCGTGTAGCAATTTTGGGCGCTGGTAAGATGTCCCGGTTGCTCGTTCAACACCTAATTTCTAAAGGTGCAACTCAGATTAGTATTGTTAATCGTTCCCGTGAACGGGCTGAAGAATTAGCGAAGTTGTTTCCAGAACAACCAATCCAAATCCATCTGCTTCCAGAAATGATGGCAGTAATTGCCGCAAGTGATATTGTATTTACAAGTACTTCAGCAACAGAACCAATTCTTGATCGTGCTAAGTTGGAAATGGTTTTAGAACCAAACCATTCACTGATGTTATTTGATATTTCTGTACCTCGTAACGTTGATGCAGATGTGAACGACTTGGCAAATGTGCAAGCCTTTAACGTGGACGATTTAAAGGCGGTTGTAGCGCAAAATTACGAAAGCCGTCGGAAAATGGCACAGGAAGCCGAAAAACTTTTAGATGAAGAAGTAGAAGCTTTTGATGTGTGGTGGCGTAGTTTGGAAACTGTATCTACAATTAGTTCTCTGCGGAATAAAGTTGAAACTATCCGCGAACAGGAACTAGAAAAGGCTTTATCTCGCTTAGGTTCAGAATTTGGGGAAAAACACCAAGAAGTGATTGAGGCTTTAACAAGAGGTATTGTTAATAAAATATTACATGATCCAATGGTGCAATTACGAGCGCAACAAGATGTTGAAGCTAGGCGTAACTGTATGCAAACTCTGCAAATGTTATTTAACCTAGACGCAGGGAAGCAGTTTAGCTGA
- a CDS encoding ArsR/SmtB family transcription factor: protein MSDIFPKALSQVADYFKVLSEVSRLQVLCCLKTGEKSVTEIITQTGLGQANVSKHLKILTQAGIVKRTPEGVSVIYEIADPILFQLCDLVCDRLAVRLEEQTKQLEQFKM, encoded by the coding sequence ATGTCAGATATATTTCCAAAAGCCCTGAGTCAAGTTGCAGATTATTTCAAAGTCCTGTCTGAAGTCAGCCGGTTACAGGTGTTATGTTGTTTGAAAACTGGAGAGAAGAGTGTAACCGAGATTATTACACAGACTGGATTAGGACAAGCAAACGTGTCAAAGCATCTAAAAATTTTAACTCAAGCGGGGATTGTCAAAAGAACGCCGGAGGGAGTTAGCGTAATTTATGAAATAGCTGATCCAATTTTATTCCAATTATGTGATTTAGTATGCGATCGCTTGGCCGTGAGACTCGAAGAACAAACCAAGCAGCTAGAACAGTTCAAAATGTAA
- the grxC gene encoding glutaredoxin 3 yields the protein MLDFLNSFLGRHPERVQANVEIYTWQTCPYCIRAKLLLWWKGVKFTEYKIDGDETARANMAERANSRRSVPQIFINNQHIGGCDDLYAMDTKGQLDPLLNQAAT from the coding sequence ATGCTCGACTTCCTCAATTCCTTCCTTGGTCGCCATCCAGAACGTGTTCAAGCCAACGTGGAAATATATACCTGGCAAACCTGCCCTTACTGCATCCGCGCCAAGCTGCTGTTATGGTGGAAAGGCGTTAAATTCACCGAATACAAAATTGACGGTGACGAAACAGCAAGAGCAAACATGGCAGAACGCGCCAACAGTCGCCGCAGCGTCCCCCAGATTTTCATTAATAACCAACACATAGGCGGTTGTGATGACCTGTATGCAATGGATACAAAAGGTCAACTTGACCCATTGCTAAATCAAGCCGCTACTTGA
- a CDS encoding lysophospholipid acyltransferase family protein, translated as MELHSASTNSQSQLTNQPVNPQVASSTSRISPWLTPLAYFLGRNFVLPLFFGNINITGQENIPANSPVIFAPTHRSRWDSILLPYAVGRSVTGRDLRFMVTSSECQGMQGWFVRRMGGFPVDTQRPAIATLRHAVELMAHREMLVIYPEGGIYRDGKVHTLKPGIARLALTAESNHPGLEVKILPVGINYSQPYPNWGTDVNIHIGEAIKVADYINGCSKRNAKRLTADLANKLQQFSHQESEITSHAFAEMTNS; from the coding sequence ATGGAACTTCACTCTGCTTCTACTAACTCTCAATCTCAATTAACAAATCAACCCGTAAATCCTCAGGTGGCTTCTAGTACCTCCAGGATTTCGCCTTGGTTAACTCCCCTGGCGTATTTTTTGGGACGCAACTTTGTTTTACCCTTGTTTTTTGGTAACATTAATATCACTGGACAAGAAAATATCCCCGCAAATTCTCCAGTAATTTTTGCCCCTACCCACCGTTCTCGTTGGGATTCAATACTATTACCCTACGCGGTTGGTCGTAGTGTCACTGGGCGAGATTTGCGGTTTATGGTCACAAGTAGTGAGTGTCAAGGAATGCAAGGCTGGTTTGTCCGCCGTATGGGAGGTTTTCCTGTCGATACCCAACGTCCTGCGATCGCTACTTTGCGTCATGCAGTAGAGTTAATGGCACACAGAGAAATGTTAGTAATTTATCCCGAAGGTGGAATTTACCGTGATGGCAAAGTTCACACATTAAAACCGGGAATTGCGCGTTTAGCTTTGACTGCTGAATCTAATCACCCAGGCTTAGAAGTAAAAATTCTCCCCGTTGGCATTAATTACAGCCAACCTTATCCCAACTGGGGTACAGATGTGAACATTCACATTGGGGAAGCCATAAAAGTTGCAGATTATATCAATGGTTGTTCAAAACGAAATGCTAAACGTCTCACAGCAGATTTAGCAAATAAATTACAACAATTCAGCCATCAAGAATCAGAAATAACTTCTCACGCTTTTGCAGAAATGACCAATTCTTAA
- a CDS encoding MBL fold metallo-hydrolase yields MLFRQLFDNESSTYTYLIADETTAAAILVDPVLEQVERDLQLIEELGLTLRYCLETHIHADHITGTGKLRQLTGCLGIVPANAPVTCADRQIRDQEIIQLDGITIQAIATPGHTDSHAAYLVNGEKLLTGDSLLIRGCGRTDFQSGNAGTLFDVITQKLFTLPDETLIYPGHDYKGFTVSTIGEEKKYNLRFQGHNRDTYINLMSNLNLPNPQKIMAAVPANQHCGSAV; encoded by the coding sequence ATGTTATTCCGCCAACTTTTTGACAACGAATCTAGCACATATACTTACCTAATCGCTGACGAGACAACAGCAGCAGCGATTTTAGTAGATCCAGTTTTAGAACAGGTAGAACGGGATTTACAACTAATTGAGGAATTAGGTTTGACGTTGCGATACTGCTTAGAAACTCATATTCATGCAGATCATATTACTGGTACTGGTAAATTACGTCAATTAACCGGATGTTTGGGAATTGTTCCAGCAAACGCCCCTGTTACCTGTGCTGATAGACAGATTAGGGACCAAGAAATTATACAACTAGATGGAATAACCATTCAAGCGATCGCAACACCAGGACATACAGACAGTCATGCAGCTTATTTAGTCAATGGAGAAAAATTATTAACTGGAGATTCCTTATTAATTCGTGGTTGCGGAAGAACAGATTTTCAAAGCGGAAATGCAGGAACTTTATTTGATGTCATCACTCAAAAATTATTTACACTTCCCGACGAAACCTTAATTTATCCAGGACATGATTACAAAGGTTTTACAGTTTCCACAATTGGAGAAGAAAAGAAATATAATCTCCGATTTCAAGGACATAACCGGGACACTTATATTAACCTTATGTCCAATTTAAACTTACCAAATCCGCAAAAAATCATGGCAGCAGTACCAGCAAATCAACATTGCGGTAGTGCAGTTTGA
- a CDS encoding CHAT domain-containing protein: MNIFEITIQRKSGDNWPIVVEHSRPGELLPLRSEGSLKLTSENLQQLTSLLGQTQDYGTLLGKALFKDEIRDAFVGAVRESQEALRMLLFIEASDKELRNLRWEKLCAPIDGDWQLLALNQRVPFSFYIPAITDRRFPPIGRRDLKALVLVASPSDSKKYKLADFDVVANVNSVKTALGEIPCDVLATVDGAIGLPTLDELCSQLTDRTKQYTLLHFVSHGRVMDDGETLLYWSKADNTVEVVTATRLVERLKPLRGAKGLPHFTFLCTCESASPDAEGALGGLGQRLVRDLGMPAVIAMTEKVTVKTAQAFIEKFYFQLRASGEVDSALHEATAALAERGDVTVPALFSRLGGRPLFSDQLDRKLTNAEIADGLERLQKLLPERAPTRQKILETAAQKLGNSLGADITALSKQALEEREQALAEVNNLCEQVIDLSFNALALSQQPPTYDSRCPFLGLYPFREKNREFFFGREQLIAQLQEKLTEHNFLAVLGASGSGKSSVVLAGLIPLLQEKQPGLVMAYMTPSNQPTEKLQITLSQVKDQSSILVIDQFEELFTLCTDESVRVAFIQQLLKLTQQQKVVMTMRADFWGECAPYRQLKELMETRQKLIGPMDTSELRKAMEMQAAQVGLRFEAGLSNTILDDVQGEPGAMPLLQHAMLEMWKRRHGRWLRAEEYAAIGGVNMAIAQTADDVYHTLSLPEQDQVKNIFIRLTRLDENALQGENRRDTRRRVWLDELVPAGGDLILIKELVNRLAGEGARLVVTSVDGSSNREEVEVAHEALIRHWPRLLNWLDENRISLQLRETIRQAALEWEQEQKDENYLVHRGGRLEDAQVLSKHAGFLNQLEADYVNACVELRQRQEQEKEAHRRREVRTAWGVAGGAVVALIVSAGLGLWALREKQTAKISQAEVNSQYSLSLLEDNQDLDALVEVIKAGNILKANNQTQPVVMKALQKVVYGVRERNVFKHEGAIKSVIFSPDGKTLVSAGDDKTFKLWDLKGNVLQTFSGHEDAVTSVVFSPQGNTLASVGNDKTVKLWDLKGNLLLTLSEDKHQIETVVFSPDGEILATVSDHKIVKLWDLKGKLLETLSWPDDPVKMVVFSPKADTLATVSNQNIVKFWDLKRNLLQTFKDSDEQVTNVVFSPDGQTLATASEGKTVKLWDLNGKKLRTFKGHEDQVTTIVFSPDGQTLATGSEDTTIKLWNVKTAKKLQSFNRHQALIKNVIFSPDGKTLASVSDDKTVKLWDLQGNELQTLKDQEFGFSSVVFSPDGHYLATGSYDKTVKLWDLKGKQLQTLKGHQQGVRSAVFSPDGQSLATASDDKTIKLWDVNNGKLRQTLKGHQNKVTSVVFSPDGQRLASASDDKTVKLWDLKNGKEPQIFKGHKNRVTSVVFSPNGKTLATASNDKTAILWDLKNGKEPQIFKGHTNKVTSVVFSPNGETLASASDDKTVILWDLKNGKEPQIFKGHKKQVISVVFSPDGQHLASASYDQTVKIWDLNGNEIQTLSGHRESLTSVIFSPNGKIIASASYDNTVILWKLDELTLDSLLTSACGWTRDYFNNSVVVDNSDKHLCDRIVNSR; the protein is encoded by the coding sequence ATGAACATCTTTGAGATTACCATCCAACGCAAATCTGGGGATAACTGGCCGATTGTAGTAGAACACAGCCGACCAGGGGAACTGTTACCATTACGCTCGGAAGGTAGTCTCAAACTAACCTCTGAAAATTTGCAGCAGCTAACGAGTCTGTTAGGACAAACCCAGGACTACGGTACATTGTTGGGAAAAGCTCTATTTAAAGATGAAATACGTGATGCTTTTGTGGGCGCAGTCCGGGAGTCTCAGGAAGCACTGAGAATGTTACTTTTTATTGAAGCATCAGATAAAGAATTAAGAAACTTGCGCTGGGAAAAGCTGTGCGCCCCTATAGATGGTGACTGGCAATTATTAGCACTAAACCAGAGAGTACCATTTTCATTCTACATCCCCGCCATTACTGACCGCCGCTTTCCCCCCATTGGCAGGCGAGACTTGAAGGCGTTGGTGTTAGTAGCCAGTCCCAGTGATTCTAAAAAGTATAAATTAGCCGATTTCGATGTAGTAGCCAACGTCAATAGCGTCAAGACAGCTTTAGGGGAAATACCTTGTGACGTACTTGCAACCGTTGATGGAGCCATTGGTCTACCAACCTTAGATGAACTGTGTTCTCAACTAACTGATCGTACAAAACAATACACATTGCTGCATTTTGTCAGTCACGGTAGAGTTATGGATGATGGTGAAACCTTGCTCTACTGGTCAAAAGCTGATAATACAGTGGAGGTAGTAACAGCGACACGGTTAGTTGAAAGGTTGAAACCGTTACGAGGAGCTAAAGGGCTACCACATTTTACCTTTCTATGTACTTGCGAGAGTGCCAGCCCCGATGCCGAAGGGGCGTTAGGAGGATTAGGACAGCGATTAGTGCGGGATTTAGGGATGCCTGCGGTAATAGCAATGACAGAGAAAGTCACCGTTAAAACTGCCCAAGCTTTCATAGAAAAGTTTTATTTTCAACTCAGAGCATCTGGAGAGGTAGATTCAGCATTACATGAAGCTACAGCCGCTTTAGCAGAACGGGGTGATGTGACTGTACCGGCATTGTTTAGCCGTTTAGGAGGTAGACCCCTATTTAGTGACCAACTGGACAGAAAACTGACAAATGCGGAAATTGCAGATGGTTTAGAACGGTTGCAAAAGTTATTACCAGAAAGAGCGCCAACACGACAAAAAATATTAGAGACAGCAGCCCAGAAGCTAGGAAACAGCTTAGGCGCAGATATTACAGCCTTGAGTAAACAAGCTCTGGAAGAACGAGAACAAGCATTAGCAGAAGTAAATAACCTTTGTGAGCAAGTAATTGACCTGAGTTTCAATGCTTTGGCATTAAGTCAGCAACCACCTACTTATGATTCTCGTTGTCCGTTCTTGGGTTTGTATCCGTTTCGGGAAAAAAACCGCGAATTTTTCTTTGGGCGTGAGCAACTAATTGCTCAATTACAAGAAAAGCTGACTGAGCATAACTTTTTAGCCGTTTTAGGAGCATCTGGCAGTGGTAAATCATCGGTAGTATTGGCAGGTTTGATCCCCTTACTTCAGGAAAAACAGCCTGGTTTAGTCATGGCATACATGACACCAAGTAATCAGCCCACTGAAAAACTGCAAATCACTCTTTCTCAGGTAAAAGATCAATCTTCAATATTGGTGATAGACCAGTTTGAAGAACTATTTACCCTCTGCACTGATGAAAGTGTGAGGGTTGCATTCATTCAGCAGTTGTTAAAGCTGACTCAGCAACAGAAAGTTGTCATGACCATGCGGGCTGACTTTTGGGGCGAATGTGCGCCTTACCGTCAACTCAAAGAACTGATGGAAACTAGGCAGAAGTTAATTGGCCCTATGGATACATCAGAACTGCGGAAAGCAATGGAAATGCAAGCGGCTCAGGTAGGGTTACGATTTGAGGCTGGCTTGAGTAATACCATTCTCGATGATGTCCAAGGTGAACCGGGTGCAATGCCACTGCTACAACACGCAATGCTGGAAATGTGGAAGCGGCGACATGGTAGATGGTTGCGGGCTGAGGAATATGCAGCCATTGGTGGTGTAAATATGGCGATCGCACAAACTGCGGATGATGTTTATCATACTTTGTCGCTTCCCGAACAAGACCAAGTTAAGAATATATTTATCCGTTTAACTCGCTTAGATGAAAATGCTCTCCAGGGAGAGAACCGTCGGGATACACGCAGACGGGTTTGGTTAGATGAACTAGTTCCTGCTGGTGGGGACTTGATACTGATTAAAGAATTGGTGAATCGGTTAGCAGGTGAAGGGGCGCGATTGGTAGTTACCAGTGTAGACGGTTCTAGCAATCGAGAAGAGGTAGAGGTAGCCCATGAAGCATTAATTCGCCACTGGCCAAGATTACTAAATTGGTTAGATGAAAATCGTATCAGTTTACAGCTACGAGAAACTATCCGTCAGGCAGCTTTGGAATGGGAACAGGAGCAAAAGGATGAGAATTATTTGGTGCATCGGGGGGGAAGATTGGAAGATGCCCAGGTGTTATCAAAGCACGCAGGTTTTCTGAATCAACTTGAGGCTGACTATGTAAACGCTTGTGTAGAATTGCGCCAGCGTCAAGAACAAGAAAAAGAAGCACATCGCCGCCGGGAAGTGAGAACTGCTTGGGGAGTAGCTGGTGGCGCAGTGGTGGCTTTGATTGTTAGTGCTGGCTTGGGGTTGTGGGCTTTGAGAGAAAAACAAACAGCGAAAATCTCTCAAGCTGAGGTCAACAGTCAATATTCCTTATCACTGCTAGAGGATAATCAAGATTTAGATGCACTTGTCGAAGTAATTAAGGCAGGAAATATCTTAAAAGCAAACAACCAAACCCAGCCGGTAGTAATGAAAGCGTTGCAGAAGGTAGTTTATGGGGTCAGAGAACGCAACGTTTTTAAACATGAAGGTGCTATCAAGAGCGTAATTTTTAGTCCTGATGGTAAAACCCTGGTGAGTGCTGGTGATGACAAAACCTTTAAACTCTGGGATTTAAAGGGCAATGTCCTGCAAACCTTCAGTGGCCACGAGGATGCGGTAACAAGTGTGGTTTTTAGTCCTCAAGGTAATACTTTGGCTAGTGTTGGTAATGACAAAACCGTCAAACTCTGGGATTTAAAGGGTAATTTACTGCTAACCTTAAGTGAAGATAAACATCAGATAGAAACTGTTGTATTTAGTCCTGATGGTGAAATCCTGGCTACTGTAAGTGATCACAAAATCGTCAAACTCTGGGATTTAAAAGGTAAGTTACTAGAAACCTTGAGTTGGCCTGATGATCCGGTAAAAATGGTCGTTTTCAGTCCCAAAGCTGATACTTTGGCTACTGTGAGTAATCAAAATATAGTTAAATTTTGGGATTTAAAGCGTAACTTACTGCAAACCTTCAAAGACAGTGACGAGCAGGTAACAAATGTCGTCTTTAGTCCTGACGGTCAGACCTTAGCTACTGCTAGTGAAGGCAAAACTGTCAAACTCTGGGATTTAAACGGTAAAAAACTACGAACTTTTAAAGGACATGAAGATCAGGTAACAACTATCGTCTTCAGTCCCGATGGTCAAACTTTGGCTACTGGTAGTGAAGACACAACTATCAAACTTTGGAATGTCAAAACTGCCAAAAAACTGCAAAGTTTTAACAGGCATCAGGCGCTGATTAAAAACGTGATTTTCAGTCCTGATGGTAAAACTCTGGCTTCTGTCAGTGATGATAAAACTGTTAAACTCTGGGATTTACAGGGTAATGAACTGCAAACTTTGAAAGATCAGGAGTTTGGTTTTAGTAGTGTTGTCTTCAGCCCCGATGGGCATTATCTCGCTACTGGTAGTTATGACAAAACTGTCAAACTCTGGGATTTAAAGGGTAAACAACTACAAACCTTGAAAGGACATCAGCAAGGGGTAAGAAGTGCGGTCTTTAGTCCTGATGGTCAATCTCTAGCTACTGCTAGTGATGACAAAACTATTAAACTCTGGGATGTCAATAATGGTAAGTTACGGCAAACTCTCAAGGGACATCAGAATAAGGTAACAAGTGTCGTTTTCAGCCCTGACGGGCAGCGTTTGGCTAGTGCTAGTGATGACAAAACAGTTAAACTCTGGGATTTAAAAAACGGCAAGGAACCGCAAATTTTCAAAGGGCATAAGAATAGGGTAACAAGTGTCGTCTTCAGCCCCAATGGTAAAACCCTAGCCACTGCTAGTAATGACAAAACCGCCATACTCTGGGATTTAAAAAACGGCAAGGAACCGCAAATTTTCAAAGGGCATACGAATAAGGTAACAAGTGTCGTTTTCAGTCCCAATGGTGAAACCCTAGCTTCTGCAAGTGATGACAAAACCGTCATACTCTGGGATTTAAAAAACGGCAAGGAACCGCAAATTTTCAAAGGGCATAAGAAACAGGTTATAAGTGTTGTCTTTAGCCCCGATGGCCAGCACCTAGCTAGTGCTAGTTATGATCAAACTGTTAAAATCTGGGATTTAAATGGCAATGAGATCCAAACCTTGAGTGGGCATCGGGAAAGCCTAACAAGTGTCATCTTCAGCCCGAATGGCAAAATCATCGCTTCTGCTAGTTATGACAACACTGTGATTCTGTGGAAATTAGACGAGTTAACTCTTGATTCACTGCTCACAAGTGCTTGCGGTTGGACGCGGGATTATTTCAACAATAGCGTGGTTGTAGACAACTCTGATAAGCATCTGTGCGATCGCATTGTTAATTCCCGTTAA